A stretch of Arcobacter arenosus DNA encodes these proteins:
- a CDS encoding metal ABC transporter ATP-binding protein, producing the protein MNKIIEIKNLFFTYDKNYVLEDINLDILHNDFLAIIGPNGGGKSTLLKLILDLLKPKKGQIKRDLSISSIGYVPQNTNLNTDFPITALEVVLMGHVGKKKSFFGYCKEDVSCAMNSLKQVGMEDFANSKIGDLSGGQRQRVFIARALCSNPKIMLLDEPTASIDVKGQTEIYELLKELNKSISIVVISHDISVLMNYAKNVAHVNKNLVYHHLKNIEQTFDTQNEHLCEVELLSALGKKQVCCNHTHGDA; encoded by the coding sequence ATGAATAAAATTATTGAGATAAAAAATCTTTTTTTCACCTATGATAAAAATTATGTCTTAGAAGATATAAATTTAGATATTTTACATAATGATTTTTTGGCTATTATTGGACCTAATGGTGGAGGAAAATCTACACTTCTTAAATTGATTCTTGATTTATTAAAACCAAAAAAAGGGCAAATAAAAAGAGATTTAAGTATTAGTTCTATTGGTTATGTTCCTCAAAATACTAATTTAAATACAGATTTCCCAATTACAGCTTTAGAAGTTGTTTTAATGGGACATGTTGGTAAGAAAAAGTCTTTTTTTGGATATTGCAAAGAGGATGTTTCTTGTGCAATGAACTCTTTAAAACAAGTTGGAATGGAAGATTTTGCTAATAGTAAAATTGGTGATTTAAGTGGAGGTCAAAGACAAAGGGTGTTTATTGCACGTGCACTTTGTTCAAACCCAAAGATTATGTTACTTGATGAGCCAACGGCAAGTATTGATGTAAAAGGTCAAACTGAAATCTATGAACTTTTAAAAGAGTTAAACAAATCTATTTCAATAGTTGTTATTAGCCATGATATCTCTGTACTTATGAATTATGCAAAAAATGTTGCCCATGTAAATAAAAATCTTGTGTATCACCACTTAAAAAATATTGAACAAACTTTTGATACTCAAAATGAACATCTATGTGAAGTTGAACTTTTATCAGCATTAGGGAAAAAACAAGTTTGTTGTAATCATACCCATGGAGATGCATAA
- the amrB gene encoding AmmeMemoRadiSam system protein B, producing MTQRKTVVAGSFYPNSKEEILAFIDNFNKSFKLEKPIDIKPKAVIVPHAGYVYSGFTANLAYNLSSSFSLDKNFKRAIVIGPSHRTYINGASIALYDEFETPIGNIKIDKEYSLKLKEKYNFLHFEEELHFEHSTETQAPFVKNYFDGLEIIEIVYGKLDFNELSLLIDYLLEDEDNFIIISTDLSHFYSQDEAKKLDNICLKAIIEKNLEMFEQGCEACGKIGVKAIIKSAIKKDLKTQLLHYCTSFDVTKDDKSVVGYTSALIGV from the coding sequence ATGACCCAAAGAAAAACTGTAGTAGCAGGCTCTTTTTATCCTAATTCAAAGGAAGAGATTTTAGCTTTTATAGATAATTTTAATAAAAGCTTTAAACTAGAAAAACCAATTGATATTAAACCAAAGGCAGTAATTGTACCCCATGCGGGTTACGTTTATAGTGGATTTACTGCAAATTTAGCCTACAACTTATCTTCTTCTTTCTCTTTAGATAAAAACTTTAAAAGGGCAATTGTAATTGGACCATCCCACAGAACATATATAAATGGTGCCTCAATTGCTTTATATGATGAGTTTGAAACACCCATAGGAAATATAAAAATAGATAAAGAGTATTCTTTGAAATTAAAAGAAAAATATAATTTCTTACATTTTGAAGAGGAGTTGCACTTTGAACATTCAACGGAAACACAAGCCCCTTTTGTAAAAAACTATTTTGATGGTTTGGAAATTATTGAGATTGTTTATGGGAAATTAGATTTTAATGAGCTATCACTTTTAATAGATTATTTATTGGAAGATGAAGACAATTTTATTATTATTAGTACAGACTTAAGTCATTTTTATTCACAAGATGAGGCAAAAAAGTTAGATAATATTTGTTTAAAGGCAATTATTGAAAAAAATCTCGAGATGTTTGAGCAAGGTTGTGAAGCTTGTGGAAAAATAGGTGTAAAAGCAATTATTAAATCAGCTATTAAAAAAGATTTAAAAACTCAACTTTTGCATTATTGTACAAGTTTTGATGTAACTAAAGATGATAAAAGTGTAGTGGGTTATACTTCTGCTTTGATAGGAGTTTAG
- a CDS encoding metal ABC transporter permease produces MIEALQYDFIQNAIIAGVLVSIAAGIIGSLVVVNKITFLAGGIAHSSYGGIGLAIFLGLPVLFGATIFAVTTAFIIAAITLKNRSRIDSIIGIMWAFGMGLGIIFVDLTPGYNVDLMSYLFGSIIAVSNEDIIYLSILDMFIVFLVLFFYKQILAVSYDSEFAKLRGINVRFFYTLILILAALSVVAAIKVVGLILVIALLTIPTYLAEMFAKKLSTMMALSALLATSFTLLGLMISYFYDISSGASIIMVGVVTLFIVKILGKK; encoded by the coding sequence ATGATAGAAGCTTTACAATATGATTTTATACAAAATGCGATAATTGCTGGAGTTTTAGTTTCAATTGCTGCTGGTATTATTGGTTCATTAGTTGTAGTAAATAAAATTACATTTTTAGCAGGGGGAATTGCCCATAGTTCTTATGGTGGAATTGGTCTTGCAATTTTTTTAGGACTTCCTGTACTTTTTGGAGCAACTATTTTTGCAGTTACAACAGCTTTTATAATTGCAGCTATTACCTTAAAAAACCGAAGTAGAATCGACTCAATAATAGGTATAATGTGGGCTTTTGGTATGGGGCTTGGAATTATTTTTGTTGACTTGACACCTGGATATAATGTAGATTTGATGAGTTATTTATTTGGGTCTATTATTGCTGTTTCAAATGAAGATATAATTTACCTAAGTATATTAGATATGTTTATAGTTTTTTTAGTTTTATTCTTTTATAAACAAATTTTAGCAGTTTCATATGATAGTGAATTTGCAAAGTTACGTGGTATAAATGTAAGATTCTTTTATACACTTATTTTGATTTTAGCTGCTCTTAGTGTAGTTGCTGCAATCAAAGTTGTTGGACTTATTTTAGTAATTGCTCTTCTTACCATACCCACATATTTAGCTGAAATGTTTGCAAAAAAGCTTTCAACGATGATGGCTTTAAGTGCTTTATTAGCTACTAGTTTTACCCTTCTTGGACTTATGATATCATATTTTTATGATATTAGTTCAGGGGCATCAATCATTATGGTTGGAGTAGTAACTCTATTCATAGTAAAAATTTTAGGAAAAAAATGA
- the amrA gene encoding AmmeMemoRadiSam system protein A gives MNEALLLEIAKTAINSNFYDEVKVDKEKLLKENPFLGEKQACFVTLTIDHRLRGCIGSLEAKRSLIDDLVANSIAAAFGDPRFLELTQEEFEKTDIEISILTKPELVEYDSFEDLETKLIPNKHGVILELEGKKATFLPQVWEQLPTFNDFMVHLCQKAGLSPHSLPALPKIQTYEALKIRS, from the coding sequence ATGAATGAGGCTTTACTTTTAGAGATTGCAAAAACTGCAATTAATTCAAATTTTTATGATGAGGTAAAAGTTGATAAAGAGAAACTTTTAAAAGAAAATCCTTTTTTAGGTGAAAAGCAAGCTTGTTTTGTAACTTTAACAATTGACCATAGATTAAGAGGGTGTATCGGTTCTCTTGAAGCAAAAAGAAGTTTAATTGATGATTTAGTAGCAAATTCAATAGCTGCAGCTTTTGGAGATCCTAGGTTTTTAGAACTAACACAAGAGGAGTTTGAAAAAACTGATATTGAGATTTCAATTTTAACAAAACCAGAACTTGTGGAGTATGACAGTTTTGAGGATTTAGAAACAAAACTAATTCCAAATAAACATGGAGTAATTCTAGAATTAGAGGGTAAAAAAGCAACTTTTCTTCCTCAAGTTTGGGAACAGTTACCAACTTTTAATGATTTTATGGTTCATTTATGTCAAAAAGCTGGATTATCTCCCCATAGTTTGCCAGCTTTACCAAAAATTCAAACATATGAAGCTTTAAAAATAAGAAGTTAA
- the amrS gene encoding AmmeMemoRadiSam system radical SAM enzyme — translation MNYYGKKDNGKLVCLLCSYYCEIDIDKVGICGVNKNTGEEIKCLVYGHISAFNIDPIEKKPLYHFLPDSNSLSLGTVGCNFHCNFCQNHGISQEKNIDTSNYIDPKRVVEIAFLNECKSISYTYNEPTIFYPFAKDIALEAKKKGIKSVFVSNGFESSEVIEDMKGVIDAINVDLKSFDEKYYKTKLGGNLHQVLENVITFNKNGIHLEITTLLVPTRNDSKEEITKMVKWIKENLGVDIPWHISAFHPDYKELSLPRTSIETLFMAKQLAKDYGLNYVYIGNAGLDNITSCPKCSENLISRKYFEVQSSKLVDGKCPKCNHKIYGVFK, via the coding sequence ATGAATTATTATGGGAAAAAAGACAATGGAAAGTTAGTATGTCTTCTTTGCTCATATTATTGTGAAATAGATATTGATAAAGTTGGAATTTGTGGTGTAAATAAAAACACTGGTGAAGAGATAAAGTGTTTAGTTTATGGACATATTAGTGCATTTAATATTGATCCCATTGAAAAAAAGCCTTTATATCATTTTTTGCCAGATTCAAATTCACTTTCTTTGGGAACTGTGGGGTGTAATTTTCATTGTAATTTTTGCCAAAATCATGGTATCTCCCAAGAAAAAAATATTGATACATCAAACTATATAGACCCAAAAAGAGTAGTTGAAATCGCATTTTTAAATGAGTGTAAATCTATCTCATATACTTATAATGAACCAACTATTTTTTATCCCTTTGCAAAAGATATTGCCCTTGAAGCAAAAAAGAAAGGTATTAAATCAGTTTTTGTTAGTAATGGTTTTGAAAGTAGTGAAGTAATTGAAGATATGAAAGGTGTAATTGACGCTATAAATGTTGATTTAAAATCCTTTGATGAAAAGTATTACAAAACAAAACTTGGTGGTAATTTACATCAGGTTTTAGAAAACGTGATTACTTTTAATAAAAATGGTATTCATCTAGAAATTACAACTTTATTAGTTCCAACTAGAAATGACTCAAAAGAAGAGATTACAAAAATGGTAAAATGGATAAAAGAAAATCTAGGAGTTGATATACCTTGGCATATTTCAGCTTTTCATCCAGATTACAAAGAGTTGTCTCTTCCAAGAACTTCTATTGAAACTTTATTTATGGCAAAACAACTTGCAAAGGATTATGGTTTAAATTATGTTTATATTGGAAATGCAGGCCTTGATAATATAACTTCTTGCCCTAAATGTAGTGAAAACTTAATCAGTAGAAAATATTTTGAAGTACAATCTTCAAAATTAGTTGATGGCAAATGTCCCAAATGTAATCACAAAATATATGGAGTATTTAAATGA
- a CDS encoding ElyC/SanA/YdcF family protein, whose translation MLFSLKKFISFFLMPLSLSMILFLVGLYFLFSKSYKKAKLFLSVSFLWLFLISYSPFSNALIKPLENEYKAYLDVDSSIEYVLVLGSGHNTNKEISPHSQLSSSALMRLTEGIRILKKLDNGKLIVSGYGGDDETPHAIISKEVAVSMGIDEKNILTQEEVKDTFEEAQYVKKIVGDKTFILVTSAYHMPRAMKLFKQNGLNAIAAPTDFLQENPSVYTREPNATELRKTQVAMHEYIGILWASILEKYRFYVN comes from the coding sequence TTGTTATTTAGTTTAAAAAAATTTATATCATTTTTTTTGATGCCTCTGTCTCTTTCAATGATTTTATTTTTAGTGGGGCTTTATTTTCTTTTTTCAAAAAGTTATAAAAAAGCGAAACTATTTTTAAGCGTCTCTTTTCTTTGGCTTTTTTTAATCTCATATTCACCCTTTTCTAATGCACTTATTAAACCTTTAGAAAATGAGTACAAGGCTTATTTAGATGTTGATTCAAGTATTGAATATGTTTTAGTTTTAGGAAGTGGACATAACACAAATAAAGAGATTTCACCCCATTCTCAACTTTCCTCATCTGCTTTGATGCGATTAACTGAAGGGATTAGAATCTTAAAAAAACTTGATAATGGAAAACTTATAGTTTCAGGATATGGAGGAGATGATGAAACTCCCCATGCAATTATCTCAAAAGAGGTTGCTGTTTCAATGGGAATAGATGAAAAAAACATTTTAACTCAAGAGGAGGTAAAGGATACTTTTGAGGAAGCACAATATGTGAAAAAAATAGTAGGTGATAAAACTTTTATTTTAGTTACATCTGCATATCATATGCCAAGGGCTATGAAACTTTTTAAACAAAATGGTTTAAATGCTATTGCTGCACCTACTGATTTTTTACAAGAAAATCCAAGTGTTTACACAAGGGAACCTAACGCAACTGAACTTAGAAAAACACAAGTTGCAATGCACGAATATATAGGTATTCTTTGGGCAAGTATACTTGAAAAATATAGATTTTATGTAAATTGA